The following proteins are co-located in the Sardina pilchardus chromosome 24, fSarPil1.1, whole genome shotgun sequence genome:
- the uspl1 gene encoding SUMO-specific isopeptidase USPL1 isoform X1: MASSPVRMVSGFTMSGGGGLGISGPTPAWAGYLGKSQDKDKSVPAETCPWCEAKGLTVTLRSYLINHEESIRLCPTPTCIFPLVSRPLDAVLASLSSTPASTTPDQLHSGLTTSAPESPPFLPPSAKRPRTEEPIQACPVDTDGTIHPDPSSPAEDAISEPNATTEDEGASSTRGEDSDREMVCASPEEENAEPEEMEAALEPHPPVSTTQEEHSETLCSEEPAAEVAAEPAEPSALPAEECAGAGGSGSPQSGSNWSWLNSLLLALAQCRTLRLLSLGRQERRSRGRKRKTPNQDASPVLDLCARYEAASEHQMDREGNSLRDAEKRLTDLRSSTLQLLQHPLQLKRERMRRPVEVPSLALPVLLELDIQAKELFQHTVQWESQCLTCDCSSSSSCTNTASPYAYLVSDWHPLSAPVQITCSRCQSINEKKILQERVPPVFAVHFADGFPQDDVTACSFSYAEARYAAAVVIQHKASEDIFISWSRQTDGSWIAYEEFTDLRGISHSKLDVPTKEIHMVFWEVEPEDTRQTPIQKALVVLPPQAETTSVDIPPPTETTSVDIPLLTDCQTEEEAVEEMVSSHDQSLSTPHEDTFVSALKPSDLGDISQMDTSIGSATLLDTFEGLSHNDIVTLTLAPEKLGHATKGESQKTPLEPPAVGGTGEPSVPEEAQVTTVSSPPVVRRSRRLAIKQVERKVRQTSKQNNSTDQEESPESQEEPWTPERPKNTKLKSQPADCLSSQTDNMALDTSTLQNTTLFIPAHQISGESSTAPGTTVYIPLAGDLAQSLTSQILSQPNSTLLPVPPDNLEEQVEVTQTQSPDTLEVQEAIKPASSKKNPIPRAPPKNKMKGQVLIFQSPEKTVAQNSTQAAELVVQNPAEPTSVTNLSPLTPTVRSSVLLPQMLEYPTFSENLLPFSKQTLALENQTVKTPTVPSLTTQNTQATHMAAVQTSTGKNPPTPQILDGLPPDTIITLNLDIEMDSAEPGRLQPPEIILPSTLYTPSGQDPVWSPSADQNPELNSPTKQNMKGQTLVIQNTTQPTTVILNPTQQMGTAVKYLTQQSAPVTNLTLLPSIAPNSEQLLQTAECPTVQNPGMPNLPHNSQTTHMPAAPTSTRKKPSPQTLSKQDLATPPTALDNRMPQSIVPLNLDVDMDMDYIEPDELPDEPEFVLPSVVSSLPQHHPHATVTFLETPSSTLLPPLSTQSSSTTSVSLKSEPSPPKPSKQQSSLSLQSQQKTAKPVTPAIVKLENTKTAETPKVKPKPDLSSVPPVKPHMFQGFKFHQKGAPSEGSAGVLAGLTTRHIPAKPTIPIKPSRPQLPFGGTSHKLPLGKTATARPAAAAAAALSLGPPPAAAALLKVKKDPDQATSLTVPEDIKTAALRLKLLKKLKAKKKQLAELDQMLRHRGMVPQSCSAPPSVAAFAASADTSPLSSSQVTSPGTPSTASSDGADMLDMLVSGGGDALGHLMAASAPVKSQNPPSAPLSLPSTSAPAADFLTIDDFLDDVIFDTSVTEKALENNDFDTLDMFL; the protein is encoded by the exons ATGGCATCATCACCTGTCAGGATGGTCTCAGGGTTCACAATGAGTGGTGGCGGAGGCCTTGGTATAAGTGGTCCAACCCCAGCCTGGGCGGGGTATTTGGGAAAA TCCCAGGACAAGGACAAGTCTGTCCCAGCAGAGACATGCCCCTGGTGCGAAGCAAAGGGACTGACCGTCACTCTACGGAGCTATCTCATCAACCACGAGGAGAGCATTCGTCTCTGCCCCACCCCTACG TGTATTTTCCCCCTGGTCAGCCGACCCCTGGACGCTGTGTTGGCCAGCCTGTCCTCCACCCCTGCGTCCACCACACCTGACCAGCTCCACTCCGGCCTGACCACATCTGCCCCGGAGAGCCCCCCGTTTCTGCCCCCGTCTGCCAAACGCCCCCGAACCGAAGAGCCCATCCAGGCCTGCCCTGTGGACACCGATGGCACCATACACCCTGACCCATCCTCGCCGGCTGAGGACGCCATTTCAGAGCCGAACGCCACGACCGAAGATGAAGGAGCGTCCTCGACGAGGGGCGAAGACAGTGACCGTGAGATGGTGTGCGCTTCCCCCGAGGAGGAGAACGCAGAACCGGAGGAGATGGAGGCCGCTCTAGAACCCCATCCTCCCGTCTCCACCACACAGGAGGAACACTCCGAGACTCTTTGTTCCGAGGAGCCTGCGGCGGAGGTGGCGGCGGAACCGGCGGAACCCTCCGCGTTGCCTGCGGAGGAATGTGCCGGCGCCGGTGGTTCTGGCTCGCCTCAGAGCGGGAGTAATTGGAGTTGGCTGAATTCCCTGCTGCTGGCGCTAGCTCAGTGTCGGACCCTCAGGCTGTTGTCCTTGGGTCGGCAGGAGCGACGCTCCCGCGGGAGGAAGCGCAAGACTCCCAATCAGGATGCGTCACCTGTGCTGGATCTGTGTGCGCGATACGAGGCTGCCTCCGAACACCAGATGGATAGAG AAGGCAACAGTCTCCGAGACGCAGAGAAAAGGTTGACTGATCTCCGATCGTCTACcctccagctgctgcagcaTCCCCTTCAACTGAAGCGTG AACGCATGCGGCGGCCAGTGGAGGTTCCTTCTCTGGCTCTTCCAGTCCTGCTGGAGCTGGACATTCAGGCTAAAGAGCTCTTCCAGCACACGGTCCAGTGGGAAAGCCAGTGTCTGACCTGCGACTGCAGCTCAAGCAGCAG ctgTACCAATACTGCATCACCCTACGCGTATTTGGTGTCTGATTGGCACCCGCTGAGTGCCCCTGTCCAAATCACTTGCAGCCGTTGTCAAAGCATCAACGAGAAGAAAATTCTCCAAGAGAG GGTACCGCCAGTGTTTGCCGTGCACTTTGCCGACGGTTTCCCTCAGGATGATGTCACCGCTTGCTCGTTCAGCTACGCAGAGGCACGGTACGCCGCGGCCGTGGTGATCCAGCACAAGGCGAGCGAGGACATCTTCATCTCCTGGTCTCGCCAGACAGACG GGTCCTGGATAGCGTATGAAGAATTCACAGATCTAAGGGGCATATCTCACTCAAAATTGGACGTCCCTACAAAGGAAATCCACATGGTCTTTTGGGAGGTTGAACCTGAAGACACACGCCAGACCCCAATACAAAAGGCCTTAGTTGTTCTTCCTCCACAGGCAGAAACCACTTCAGTTGATATTCCGCCGCCGACAGAAACCACTTCAGTTGATATTCCTCTGCTAACAGACTGCCAAACAGAGGAGGAAGCTGTTGAAGAAATGGTCTCGTCACATGACCAGTCTCTCTCGACTCCACACGAAGACACGTTTGTGTCGGCACTCAAGCCAAGCGACCTCGGCGACATCAGTCAGATGGACACCTCCATAGGCAGTGCCACGCTGCTGGACACCTTTGAGGGACTGTCCCACAACGATATCGTCACACTCACTCTGGCGCCGGAGAAGTTAGGACACGCGACGAAGGGCGAGAGTCAGAAGACACCCTTGGAGCCCCCTGCTGTTGGGGGAACTGGTGAACCCTCGGTTCCCGAGGAGGCTCAGGTCACCACAGTCTCTAGCCCTCCTGTagtgaggaggagcaggaggcttGCCATCAAACAGGTCGAGCGTAAGGTCAGGCAGACCTCAAAACAGAACAACAGCACAGATCAAGAGGAGAGCCCAGAGTCACAAGAGGAACCGTGGACGCCAGAGAGgccaaaaaacacaaaacttaAATCACAGCCTGCGGATTGCTTAAGTTCTCAAACAGATAACATGGCGCTGGACACCTCAACACTGCAGAACACCACACTGTTCATCCCAGCTCATCAGATCTCTGGAGAGAGCTCTACGGCACCTGGTACGACTGTGTACATCCCACTGGCAGGTGATCTGGCCCAGAGTTTAACTTCACAAATCCTCAGCCAGCCAAACTCTACACTCTTGCCCGTTCCTCCAGATAACCTTGAAGAGCAAGTTGAAGTGACACAGACCCAGTCACCAGATACTCTAGAAGTGCAAGAAGCAATAAAACCAGCTTCATCCAAAAAGAATCCTATACCTAGAGCCCCACCTAAGAATAAAATGAAAGGCCAAGTATTAATATTTCAAAGCCCAGAGAAAACAGTCGCTCAGAACTCAACGCAGGCAGCAGAATTGGTTGTGCAGAACCCAGCAGAGCCTACATCTGTGACAAATCTGTCCCCTCTCACCCCAACAGTACGAAGCTCAGTGCTGTTGCCTCAAATGCTAGAGTATCCAACATTTTCAGAAAATCTGCTCCCCTTCTCAAAGCAGACCCTAGCATTGGAGAATCAAACTGTGAAGACCCCTACAGTGCCAAGCCTAACAACACAGAACACTCAAGCAACGCATATGGCTGCAGTGCAAACTTCAACAGGGAAAAACCCGCCCACACCACAAATCTTAGACGGTCTCCCACCAGACACTATAATCACATTAAACCTAGACATAGAAATGGATTCAGCTGAACCGGGTCGGCTGCAACCACCAGAGATAATCCTCCCGTCAACACTATACACGCCCAGCGGGCAAGATCCAGTCTGGTCACCTTCAGCTGATCAGAACCCTGAACTTAATTCCCCTACTAAGCAGAACATGAAAGGACAAACCTTAGTGatacagaacacaacacagccaACAACAGTGATTCTAAACCCAACTCAGCAAATGGGAACAGCTGTTAAGTACCTCACACAACAATCTGCACCAGTAACTAATCTAACTCTTCTTCCCTCAATAGCGCCCAACTCAGAGCAGTTACTTCAAACCGCAGAGTGCCCAACTGTGCAAAACCCAGGAATGCCGAACCTACCGCACAACTCTCAAACAACCCACATGCCTGCAGCACCAACGTCAACAAGGAAAAAGCCATCACCACAAACTTTATCAAAACAGGATCTAGCAACACCACCCACTGCATTGGATAACCGAATGCCACAAAGCATAGTCCCATTGAACCTGGATGTGGACATGGATATGGATTATATTGAGCCAGATGAACTACCTGATGAGCCAGAGTTTGTCCTCCCATCTGTTGTGAGTTCACTTCCTCAACATCATCCCCATGCAACGGTGACTTTCCTGGAGACTCCATCCTCTAcacttctccctcctctttctacCCAGTCCTCATCCACAACTAGTGTGTCCCTCAAGAGTGAACCTTCTCCCCCTAAACCCTCCAAACAGCAGTCCAGTCTCTCACTGCAAAGCCAGCAGAAGACTGCAAAGCCGGTGACTCCCGCCATAGTCAAACTAGAGAACACAAAGACGGCGGAAACCCCTAAGGTGAAACCGAAGCCTGACCTGAGCAGTGTGCCTCCCGTCAAACCTCACATGTTCCAAGGTTTCAAGTTCCACCAAAAGGGGGCACCGTCGGAAGGTTCTGCCGGTGTGTTGGCAGGCCTCACCACCAGGCACATCCCTGCAAAGCCAACTATACCCATAAAGCCATCTCGACCCCAGCTGCCATTCGGTGGGACTTCCCACAAACTCCCTCTCGGAAAAACAGCCACGGCCAGGCCTGCtgccgccgcagcagcagctcttAGTCTGggaccaccaccagcagcagcagcattgttGAAGGTCAAGAAAGACCCGGACCAAGCCACGTCGCTGACTGTTCCAGAGGACATCAAGACGGCTGCTCTGAGGCTGAAGCTCCTGAAGAAACTGAAGGCCAAGAAGAAGCAGCTGGCCGAGCTCGACCAGATGCTGCGCCACAGAGGCATGGTGCCCCAGTCCTGCAGCGCGCCCCCTAGCGTGGCAGCCTTCGCCGCCTCCGCCGACACCAGCCCACTGTCCTCCTCGCAGGTGACCTCACCTGGCACGCCATCCACGGCGTCCTCGGACGGAGCGGACATGCTCGACATGTTGGTGAGCGGCGGAGGAGACGCGCTCGGACACCTGATGGCCGCCAGCGCTCCGGTGAAATCCCAGAATCCCCCCAGCGCTCCTCTCAGTTTGCCGTCAACGTCAGCCCCCGCCGCTGACTTCCTGACTATCGATGACTTCCTGGATGACGTCATCTTTGACACCAGCGTGACCGAGAAGGCCTTGGAAAACAACGACTTTGACACGCTGGACATGTTTCTGTGA